The genome window ATAGCACATGCAAGTTCGAAGAAGTACACGACATAGCCAAATGTTTCTTCATCTAATTGTGGAATATTAACAACGATATTAGGTACGCCACCATCTGTATGTGCTAATAATGTACCTTCAAATGCTTTTGTATTAACTTCATCAATTGTTTTACCAGCAAGATAATTTAATCCATCTAAATCGTCACTATCTTCTTCAATAGTAAGATCATGTTTTGGATGATTCACTTTTACAACTGTTTCAAATAAGAAACGACGACCTTCTTGAACGTATTGTCCTAATGAATGTAAATCAGTAGTGTAGTTAGCACTTGAAGGATAAATACCTTTAAAGTCTTTACCTTCTGATTCACCAAATAATTGTTTCCACCATTCGTTGAAATATTGCATTGACGGTTCATAGTTGATAAGCATTTCAGTTGTATAACCTTTGCTATATAGAAGGTTACGGATTGTTGCATATTGATAAGCAATATTTTCTTCTAATTTGTCAGAAGATAATTCTTTACGTGCTTTTGCTGCACCAATCATCATCGCTTCAATATTAATACCTGCAGCTGCGATTGGTAATAAACCTACAGCAGTTAACACTGAATAACGGCCACCTACATCATCAGGGACTACAAATGTTTCATAACCTTCATTTGTAGCTAATTGTTTTAATGCACCTTTTTGTTTATCTGTTGTAGCAAAGATACGTTTTTTAGCTTCTTCTTTGCCATATTTATTCTCAACTAATTGTTTGAATAAACGGAATGCAACTGCTGGTTCTGTAGTTGTACCAGATTTAGAAATGACGTTTACAGAGAAATCTTTGTCAGCTAAATAATCTACTAATTCTTTTGTATAATTTGATGATAAATGATTACCTACAAAAACAATTTCAGGATAGTCATTATTTGTTCTAAATGAAGATGTTAGCATTTCAATAGCAGCACGTGCACCAAGGTATGAGCCACCAATACCAATAACAACTAACACGTCAGAATTTACTTTAATACGTTTAGAAGCTTCTACAATTCTTGAAAACTCTTCTTTATCGTAATCAATTGGAAGGTCTACCCAACCCAAGAAATTATTTCCTGCACCAGTTCCTTCATGTATCGTTTTGTGTAATGTCTTCACGATATCTTTTTGTTGTTCTAATTCATGTTCTCCAAAAAATTCTAAAGTCTTACCATAATCTAATTGAATATGAGTCATCTAAAAAGCCTCCAAATTTGTAATTATTAGTCTTATATTTACAATTCCAACTGTACACTACAGTGTAATATTATTCATACTGAAAAAATAGTCACCCCCTTTAGATAAGCTGACATTCCCTATATGCCAATTTTGTCAGTATTGATTTATTGATAATTATGTCAAAATAAAGGTATAAATTAATGAAAGGATGAATTATAGTGGAATTACAATTAGCTATTGATTTATTAAATAAAGAAGAAGCAGCAGAATTAGCGAAAAAAGTAGAAGAATATGTCGATATTGTTGAAATTGGTACACCAATTGTGATTAATGAAGGTTTACCTGCCGTTCAACATTTAAATGAAAATATAAGCAATGCTAAAGTATTAGCAGACTTAAAAATCATGGATGCAGCAGACTATGAAGTAAGCCAAGCTGTTAAATTCGGCGCTGATGTTGTAACAATTTTAGGTGTAGCAGAAGATGCGTCAATTAAAGCAGCAGTTGAAGAAGCACATAAAAATGACAAACAATTATTAGTAGATATGATTGCTGTACAAGATTTAGAAAAACGTGCGAAAGAATTAGATGAAATGGGTGCTGACTATATTGCAGTGCACACTGGTTATGATTTACAAGCTGAAGGACAATCTCCATTAGATAGCTTACGTAAAGTTAAATCAGTAATTAAAAATTCTAAAGTCGCAGTTGCTGGTGGTATTAAACCAGATACAATTAAAGAAATTGTTGCAGAAGAACCTGACTTAGTAATTGTTGGTGGCGGTATCGCAAATGCTGATGACCCTGTAGAAGCAGCTAAACAATGTCGTGACGCTATTGAAGGTAAATAATGATGGCAACTTTTAATCATTATCAATTAATTTTAGATGAGTTAAAGGGTACTTTATCTCATGTTAAAGATGAAGAGTTTGATGGATTTGCATCAGAAGTAACTGAAGCATCACGC of Staphylococcus succinus contains these proteins:
- a CDS encoding glucose-6-phosphate isomerase encodes the protein MTHIQLDYGKTLEFFGEHELEQQKDIVKTLHKTIHEGTGAGNNFLGWVDLPIDYDKEEFSRIVEASKRIKVNSDVLVVIGIGGSYLGARAAIEMLTSSFRTNNDYPEIVFVGNHLSSNYTKELVDYLADKDFSVNVISKSGTTTEPAVAFRLFKQLVENKYGKEEAKKRIFATTDKQKGALKQLATNEGYETFVVPDDVGGRYSVLTAVGLLPIAAAGINIEAMMIGAAKARKELSSDKLEENIAYQYATIRNLLYSKGYTTEMLINYEPSMQYFNEWWKQLFGESEGKDFKGIYPSSANYTTDLHSLGQYVQEGRRFLFETVVKVNHPKHDLTIEEDSDDLDGLNYLAGKTIDEVNTKAFEGTLLAHTDGGVPNIVVNIPQLDEETFGYVVYFFELACAMSGYQLGVNPFNQPGVEAYKQNMFALLGKPGFEDMKKDLEARL
- the hxlA gene encoding 3-hexulose-6-phosphate synthase, whose translation is MELQLAIDLLNKEEAAELAKKVEEYVDIVEIGTPIVINEGLPAVQHLNENISNAKVLADLKIMDAADYEVSQAVKFGADVVTILGVAEDASIKAAVEEAHKNDKQLLVDMIAVQDLEKRAKELDEMGADYIAVHTGYDLQAEGQSPLDSLRKVKSVIKNSKVAVAGGIKPDTIKEIVAEEPDLVIVGGGIANADDPVEAAKQCRDAIEGK